From Corynebacterium sp. BD556, the proteins below share one genomic window:
- a CDS encoding MetQ/NlpA family ABC transporter substrate-binding protein: MRTIRLAAAVGALTIAATSLVACSNDSSSAANGDTVTVHIGTTDADQEAWVAFAEQAKERGITLDIENFSEYPPVNPALAENQIEISKFQTINYQAQYNASSGNDLRIIGSGEINILGLYWKDHTSLDGIEGEEVAIPNDPSNQGRAINVLVQADLVTLREGAPKLTPTPNDIDQAASKVKVVAVDASQTPSAYNEGRPAVINNNWLGRAGIDPASSVAADDPSSELAEPYINVFSVRAEDVDNDTYAKLVDAWQSDAVTEALNRDSGGTAVQVKRSKEELNDILDKLVEEYK, from the coding sequence ATGCGCACCATCCGCCTCGCCGCTGCCGTCGGCGCCCTCACCATTGCCGCAACTAGCCTGGTTGCCTGCTCCAACGACTCCTCCTCTGCCGCCAACGGCGACACCGTGACGGTGCACATTGGCACCACCGACGCCGATCAGGAGGCGTGGGTTGCTTTCGCGGAGCAAGCCAAGGAACGTGGCATCACGCTCGACATTGAGAATTTCTCCGAGTACCCGCCGGTTAATCCGGCGCTGGCGGAGAACCAGATTGAGATTTCCAAGTTCCAGACCATCAACTACCAGGCGCAGTACAACGCCAGCTCCGGCAACGACCTGCGCATCATCGGCTCCGGCGAGATCAACATCCTCGGCCTGTACTGGAAGGATCACACCTCCCTCGACGGTATCGAGGGCGAGGAAGTCGCCATTCCGAACGATCCGTCGAACCAGGGCCGCGCTATCAACGTGTTGGTTCAGGCCGACCTCGTCACTTTGCGCGAGGGTGCGCCGAAGCTCACCCCCACCCCGAACGACATCGACCAGGCCGCTTCGAAGGTTAAGGTCGTCGCTGTGGATGCCTCCCAGACGCCCTCGGCTTACAACGAGGGCCGCCCGGCGGTGATCAATAACAACTGGCTCGGCCGCGCAGGCATCGATCCGGCTTCCTCTGTTGCCGCCGACGATCCGAGCTCCGAGCTCGCTGAGCCCTACATCAATGTGTTTTCGGTACGCGCTGAGGATGTCGACAACGACACCTACGCCAAGCTTGTCGACGCCTGGCAGTCCGATGCCGTCACCGAAGCTTTAAACAGGGACTCCGGCGGCACCGCCGTCCAGGTCAAGCGTTCCAAGGAGGAACTCAACGACATTCTGGATAAGCTCGTGGAGGAATACAAGTAG
- a CDS encoding error-prone DNA polymerase, translated as MRFHGGEALSWSRLERILSGRPGPEPIPVNHTRPPGDIPDTPPAPSTPFAELHAVSSYSFLDGASDPQDLVARAAQLGIGALALLDKDGFYGAVKFAEAAAEAGIDTVFGAELSLEQRTLALLARGPEGYRRLSRLMARAHMATREKGQVSYPPLALVAKELGGTCTVLAGWEWAGEIAHLVDLFGADRVVRKYEVSMTPADADHHVLLDEYPHLPAIISAVPAAATRHEARLAAAKRSLGRREALGTAHGELHPMGANWLRSGEQILQLCPGSEDKIEAAVELARQCAFTLNLVAPELPRFPTPEGHDEMSWLREMARSAAAVRYATRPEQIRQRALAQIEHELGVIERLGFPGYFLIVHDLVDFCRRENILCQGRGSAANSAVCFSIGITNAEPISAGLLFERFLSPDRDGPPDIDLDIESGRREEVIQYVYSTYGRDNAAQVANVITYRTKGAIRDAARALGYALGAADAWSKGIENPPEVVEKLAAQFKGQPRHLGIHSGGMVICDRPIADVVPVEWARMENRSVVQWDKDDCASAGLVKFDLLGLGMLEALHHMIDLVRDTTGRTVNLWELDLADSEVYDMLCRADAVGVFQVESRAQLSTLPRLKPRCFFDLVVEVALIRPGPIQGGSVHPYLRRRDGTEAVVYDHPVLEKALGKTLGIPLFQEQLMQIAIDAAGFSGREADALRRAMGAKRSPEKMAALKARFFAGCWLNNQIDKATAEKLWSKIVAFAAYGFPESHSQSFASLVYFSAWFKRYYPAQFCVGLLRAQPMGFYSPQSLIQDARRHGVVVEPINVNTSGGEALCVDNTTIRLGLNLVKGLGTKAAERIERAQPFDGIPDLARRADVSVDQVAALAKAGALDCFGVDRRQAQWQAGIAATERAGMLPGISAVQAPPLPGMNAFELMAADVASTGVTHDKQPLELLRQALLADGLFTATDLAHVEDGSRVRVAGVVTHRQRPQTASGVTFFGMEDETGLINVVVSPGLFKRHHVLARTAKALIVRGVVQNANGAVNVVADKFEPLALGEWLSRGSRDFR; from the coding sequence ATGAGATTTCACGGCGGGGAGGCGTTGAGCTGGTCCCGGTTGGAGCGGATCCTTTCCGGCCGACCAGGACCCGAGCCCATCCCTGTGAACCACACACGCCCGCCCGGCGACATCCCCGATACCCCGCCGGCGCCCAGCACGCCTTTCGCCGAACTGCACGCGGTGTCCTCCTACAGTTTCCTCGACGGTGCCAGCGACCCACAAGACCTCGTGGCCCGCGCCGCACAACTCGGCATCGGTGCACTTGCACTGCTGGATAAAGACGGTTTCTACGGCGCAGTCAAGTTCGCCGAGGCTGCTGCGGAAGCAGGCATCGACACAGTCTTCGGCGCCGAGCTAAGCCTGGAGCAACGCACCCTAGCGTTGCTGGCGCGTGGCCCGGAGGGCTACCGGCGCCTGTCGCGGCTCATGGCCCGTGCACACATGGCCACGCGGGAAAAAGGGCAGGTGTCCTACCCCCCGCTTGCGCTTGTCGCCAAGGAACTCGGCGGCACCTGCACCGTCCTGGCCGGCTGGGAGTGGGCAGGTGAAATCGCTCACCTGGTCGATCTTTTCGGGGCGGACCGGGTGGTCAGAAAATACGAGGTTTCCATGACCCCAGCAGACGCCGACCACCATGTCCTCCTGGACGAGTATCCGCATCTACCCGCGATCATCTCCGCGGTGCCCGCAGCAGCAACCCGCCACGAAGCACGACTAGCGGCAGCGAAGCGGTCCCTGGGGCGTCGTGAAGCGTTGGGCACAGCCCACGGCGAGCTGCACCCGATGGGGGCGAACTGGCTGCGCTCCGGCGAGCAAATCCTACAGTTGTGTCCGGGAAGTGAAGACAAAATCGAGGCAGCGGTCGAATTGGCCCGCCAATGCGCCTTTACCCTGAACCTGGTCGCGCCCGAACTGCCGCGCTTTCCCACCCCCGAGGGCCACGACGAGATGAGCTGGCTACGTGAGATGGCCCGCTCTGCGGCTGCCGTGCGCTACGCCACCCGCCCGGAGCAAATCCGGCAACGAGCGCTCGCACAGATCGAGCATGAACTAGGAGTAATCGAGCGGTTGGGGTTTCCCGGCTACTTCCTTATCGTCCACGACCTAGTGGACTTCTGCCGCCGCGAAAACATCCTGTGCCAAGGGCGCGGCTCAGCAGCAAACTCGGCGGTGTGCTTTTCCATCGGCATCACCAACGCCGAACCGATCTCCGCGGGCCTGCTGTTCGAGCGTTTCTTATCACCTGATCGCGATGGCCCACCCGACATCGACTTAGACATCGAGTCTGGCCGGCGCGAGGAAGTCATCCAGTACGTCTATTCCACCTATGGGCGCGACAACGCCGCTCAGGTGGCCAACGTGATCACATACCGCACCAAAGGCGCGATCCGCGACGCTGCCCGCGCGCTCGGCTACGCCCTAGGCGCCGCCGATGCGTGGTCGAAGGGGATCGAAAACCCACCGGAGGTCGTCGAAAAGCTCGCCGCACAATTCAAAGGCCAGCCGCGCCACTTAGGCATCCATTCCGGCGGCATGGTGATCTGCGACCGGCCGATCGCCGACGTCGTGCCCGTGGAATGGGCGCGCATGGAAAACCGCTCGGTGGTGCAGTGGGACAAAGACGACTGCGCCTCAGCGGGCCTAGTCAAGTTCGACCTGCTGGGCCTGGGCATGCTGGAAGCCTTGCACCACATGATCGACCTCGTGCGCGACACCACCGGGCGCACCGTCAACCTGTGGGAGTTAGACCTCGCCGACAGCGAGGTCTACGACATGCTCTGCCGTGCCGACGCGGTGGGCGTGTTCCAGGTCGAATCGCGCGCTCAGCTCTCCACCTTGCCCAGGTTGAAACCACGCTGCTTTTTCGACCTGGTCGTGGAGGTAGCCCTGATCCGACCCGGACCCATCCAGGGCGGCTCCGTCCACCCCTACCTGCGCCGCCGCGACGGCACGGAAGCCGTGGTCTACGACCACCCGGTGTTGGAAAAAGCGCTAGGCAAAACGCTTGGCATCCCCCTGTTCCAGGAGCAATTGATGCAGATCGCCATCGACGCGGCAGGTTTTTCCGGCCGGGAAGCCGACGCGCTGCGCCGTGCGATGGGCGCGAAGCGCTCCCCGGAGAAGATGGCGGCGCTCAAAGCCCGCTTCTTTGCCGGCTGTTGGCTAAACAATCAGATCGATAAGGCCACCGCGGAGAAGCTGTGGAGCAAGATCGTGGCGTTTGCCGCCTACGGTTTCCCCGAATCGCACTCACAGTCCTTCGCTTCCCTGGTGTACTTCTCTGCCTGGTTTAAGCGCTACTACCCAGCCCAGTTCTGCGTTGGACTTCTGCGTGCCCAACCGATGGGGTTTTACTCCCCGCAGTCTTTGATCCAGGACGCACGCCGCCACGGGGTGGTCGTCGAACCCATCAACGTCAACACGTCCGGGGGAGAGGCGCTGTGCGTCGACAACACCACGATCCGCCTCGGGTTGAACCTGGTCAAAGGCCTCGGCACCAAGGCGGCCGAGCGCATCGAGCGAGCGCAGCCTTTCGACGGCATCCCGGACCTGGCGCGCCGCGCAGACGTGAGCGTCGACCAAGTTGCCGCGCTGGCCAAGGCGGGGGCGCTGGACTGTTTCGGAGTGGATCGCCGCCAAGCGCAGTGGCAGGCGGGCATCGCCGCGACCGAGCGCGCCGGCATGCTGCCGGGCATCTCAGCGGTCCAGGCGCCCCCACTTCCAGGCATGAACGCTTTCGAGTTGATGGCGGCGGATGTGGCGTCGACAGGCGTGACGCACGACAAACAGCCGCTTGAGCTTCTGCGGCAGGCATTGCTTGCCGACGGCCTTTTCACCGCCACCGACCTAGCCCACGTCGAAGACGGCTCGCGCGTGCGGGTGGCGGGGGTAGTCACACACCGGCAACGGCCGCAAACCGCCAGCGGCGTGACCTTTTTCGGCATGGAGGACGAAACCGGGTTGATCAACGTGGTGGTCTCCCCAGGGCTGTTCAAGCGCCACCATGTGCTGGCACGCACCGCGAAAGCACTCATCGTGCGCGGGGTGGTGCAAAACGCCAACGGTGCAGTCAACGTTGTGGCGGACAAGTTCGAGCCGCTAGCGCTGGGGGAGTGGCTCTCACGCGGGTCGCGGGACTTCCGCTAG
- a CDS encoding PH domain-containing protein gives MTPVSTKLMVPYLVRTLIIGAILLGLAGWAVATWGAWWWIALALAGTFLIFQLILIPFQVRNLGWLETDNEIVLSRGKMWHTLTLIPYGRIQFVDVTSGPVGRALGLKNLIINTASSTSNSRLPGVPADEADALRERLAAKARERMSGI, from the coding sequence TTGACCCCCGTGTCGACAAAGCTGATGGTGCCCTACCTGGTGCGCACCTTAATCATCGGGGCGATCCTGCTCGGGTTGGCCGGCTGGGCAGTCGCCACGTGGGGCGCCTGGTGGTGGATTGCACTGGCGCTAGCCGGCACCTTCCTCATCTTCCAACTCATCTTGATCCCATTCCAGGTGCGCAACCTGGGCTGGCTTGAAACCGACAACGAAATCGTATTGAGCCGGGGAAAAATGTGGCACACCCTCACGCTCATCCCGTACGGGCGCATCCAGTTCGTCGATGTGACCTCCGGGCCGGTCGGGCGCGCCCTGGGACTGAAGAACCTGATCATCAACACCGCCTCCAGCACATCGAACTCCCGGCTGCCAGGCGTGCCAGCAGATGAAGCAGATGCACTGCGCGAGCGCCTCGCTGCCAAAGCCCGCGAACGGATGAGCGGGATATAA
- a CDS encoding MetQ/NlpA family ABC transporter substrate-binding protein, producing the protein MSINRTLATAAVAVFAAGALAACSSSDTAAEDGQDNVIKIGTTDADQQAWSVFSDLAEEQGIELDIVSFSDYNPVNEALAQGELDVNKFQHIKYLSAYNKASGKDLKIVGSTEIVPLALFWKDHSSLDGIEGEKVAIPNDPSNQGRAINVLVQAGLLSLKDGVADPLTPTPADIDQAASQVEVTPVDASQTPSAYNEGRPAIINNTWLDRSGIEPSLAVFKDDPNSPEAEPYINVFAAKSDRVDDETLNKLVEIWHDPKVTEAVAQDSKGTSVPVKRDKAELNEILNKLQSN; encoded by the coding sequence ATGTCCATCAACCGCACCCTCGCTACCGCAGCAGTAGCCGTTTTCGCCGCCGGCGCACTAGCCGCCTGCTCCAGTTCTGACACCGCCGCCGAAGACGGCCAGGACAACGTGATCAAGATTGGCACCACCGACGCCGACCAGCAGGCCTGGTCCGTTTTTTCTGACTTGGCCGAGGAACAGGGAATTGAGCTCGACATCGTTTCCTTCTCCGACTACAACCCGGTCAACGAGGCGCTTGCCCAGGGTGAGCTGGACGTGAACAAGTTCCAGCACATCAAGTACCTGTCCGCGTACAACAAAGCCTCCGGCAAGGACCTGAAGATCGTCGGCTCCACCGAAATCGTGCCCTTGGCCCTGTTCTGGAAGGACCACTCCTCCCTTGACGGTATTGAGGGCGAAAAGGTCGCCATCCCGAACGACCCGTCCAACCAGGGCCGTGCCATCAACGTGCTGGTTCAGGCCGGCTTGCTCAGCCTCAAAGACGGCGTCGCCGATCCGTTGACCCCGACTCCGGCTGACATCGACCAGGCTGCCTCTCAGGTTGAGGTCACGCCTGTCGACGCCTCCCAGACCCCCTCCGCTTATAACGAGGGCCGCCCGGCGATTATCAACAACACCTGGCTGGACCGCTCCGGCATCGAGCCCTCGCTGGCCGTGTTCAAAGACGACCCGAACTCCCCGGAGGCCGAGCCTTACATCAACGTCTTCGCCGCCAAGTCTGACCGTGTCGACGATGAAACGCTCAACAAGCTCGTCGAGATCTGGCACGACCCGAAGGTCACCGAGGCCGTCGCCCAGGATTCCAAAGGTACCTCCGTGCCGGTCAAGCGAGACAAAGCTGAGCTCAACGAGATCTTAAACAAGCTGCAGAGCAACTAA
- a CDS encoding methionine ABC transporter ATP-binding protein: protein MVRAGTRVEFRDVSKVFSTGGREVAAVDGVTLTVEPGEILGVIGYSGAGKSTLVRLINGLDMPTGGQLLLDGTDIVGMSEKKLRSIRRNVGMIFQQFNLLSSRTAAGNIAYPLELAGMSKAQRHTRVAELLDFVGLSERGKSYPEQLSGGQKQRVGIARALATNPSLLLADEATSALDPETTQEVLEVLRRANQELGVTIVVITHEMEVIRSIADKVAVMEAGKVVEYGSTYEVFSNPRQHVTQRFVATSLRNTPDAVEIAELRVHPGRLFTVDLTEDSGFFGATSRLREKGVSVHPVHAGITTLQDRSFGKMTVRLNGDDDAINEFLRDLQKTTEIEEITR from the coding sequence GTGGTTCGTGCAGGCACCCGGGTTGAATTCCGGGACGTTTCCAAGGTCTTTTCCACCGGCGGCCGTGAAGTTGCGGCAGTCGACGGAGTTACTCTCACCGTCGAGCCAGGAGAAATCCTCGGCGTCATCGGATACTCGGGCGCCGGCAAATCGACGCTCGTTAGGCTCATCAACGGCCTCGACATGCCCACCGGCGGCCAGTTGCTTCTCGACGGCACCGATATCGTCGGCATGAGCGAGAAGAAGCTGCGCTCCATCCGCCGCAACGTCGGCATGATTTTCCAGCAGTTCAACCTTTTGTCGTCGCGCACCGCAGCCGGCAACATCGCCTACCCGCTGGAATTGGCGGGCATGAGCAAAGCGCAGCGCCACACCCGCGTCGCGGAGCTGCTCGACTTCGTGGGCTTAAGCGAGCGCGGCAAAAGCTATCCGGAGCAGCTCTCCGGCGGGCAGAAGCAGCGCGTGGGCATCGCTCGCGCGCTGGCCACCAACCCTTCGCTGTTGCTTGCCGACGAAGCCACCTCCGCCCTCGACCCGGAAACCACCCAGGAAGTTCTGGAGGTTTTGCGGCGGGCAAACCAGGAACTTGGCGTAACCATCGTGGTCATCACCCATGAAATGGAAGTGATTCGCTCGATTGCCGATAAGGTCGCCGTGATGGAGGCAGGAAAGGTCGTCGAGTACGGCTCCACCTACGAGGTGTTTTCCAACCCACGCCAGCACGTGACGCAGCGATTTGTGGCCACCAGCTTGCGCAACACTCCGGACGCGGTGGAAATTGCGGAGCTACGTGTCCACCCGGGCCGCCTGTTTACCGTCGATTTAACTGAGGACTCCGGCTTTTTCGGCGCAACTTCCCGGCTGCGTGAAAAGGGCGTGAGCGTCCACCCAGTGCACGCAGGCATCACCACGCTGCAGGACCGCTCCTTCGGCAAAATGACCGTGCGTCTCAACGGCGACGACGACGCCATCAATGAGTTCCTCCGCGACTTGCAAAAGACCACCGAGATTGAGGAGATCACGCGATGA
- a CDS encoding PH domain-containing protein gives MKLRRVHRLSPLLRVWTTLLAIAAVVVFNSTKPLIELAEKGHVDARTGLIAVGAIAASVIVIFAVSQLWWARTGFRLDEEQIELHRGLFTTQVRSARYDRIQAVDLVEPFVPRLCGLAAVRLEAAGAANSAIEIAYLPRAEAEQVRAEILRVSTRDDTINKDLVAPIPTMRSLAATALRLTTVFALAWACIPLWTGLGAAAVIPVLVGLVPDIWKTIDQSWRFTANLDTSTPSSLNLTYGLANRRRQTVLLERIHAVKMTQPVLWRIFGWWRVSITVAGYGSERNTRTGTSALLPVGSFDQALEILANVTPFSAAQMKSFRPEISSPRRARCVSPLDWRQQSVTITSGMVVVTLGRASRRICMAKVPHIQELTFKQGTLQRRLGLAHVRCDLVPGPVRVVAKDLDEGQAWQLVEKLRTRDLPQLELAYGSSD, from the coding sequence GTGAAGCTACGCCGTGTCCACCGGCTCTCACCCCTGCTGCGAGTGTGGACCACCCTGCTAGCCATCGCGGCAGTTGTGGTGTTCAACTCCACCAAACCGCTTATCGAGCTCGCCGAGAAAGGCCACGTCGACGCCCGCACAGGCCTCATCGCCGTGGGGGCAATAGCCGCGAGCGTGATCGTGATCTTCGCAGTCTCGCAGTTGTGGTGGGCGCGCACAGGCTTTCGCCTCGACGAGGAACAGATCGAACTACACCGTGGCCTTTTCACCACCCAGGTGCGCAGCGCACGCTACGACCGGATCCAAGCCGTCGACCTTGTCGAACCTTTCGTCCCGCGCCTATGCGGCCTGGCCGCCGTGCGCCTAGAGGCTGCGGGCGCAGCAAACTCCGCCATCGAGATCGCCTACCTGCCCCGCGCCGAAGCCGAACAGGTGCGCGCCGAGATCCTGCGTGTGAGCACCCGTGATGACACGATCAACAAAGATCTTGTCGCCCCCATCCCAACCATGCGCTCCCTTGCCGCCACCGCATTGCGCCTGACCACTGTTTTCGCGCTCGCCTGGGCGTGCATCCCCCTGTGGACAGGGCTGGGCGCCGCAGCAGTTATTCCGGTGCTGGTGGGCCTTGTGCCGGATATCTGGAAAACAATCGACCAATCCTGGCGTTTCACCGCCAACCTGGACACGTCCACACCTTCGTCGCTGAACCTGACCTACGGCCTGGCCAACCGGCGCCGCCAAACCGTTCTTCTCGAGCGCATCCACGCCGTGAAAATGACACAACCGGTTTTGTGGCGCATCTTCGGCTGGTGGCGAGTATCAATCACCGTCGCAGGCTACGGCAGCGAACGCAACACCCGCACCGGAACCTCAGCGCTGCTGCCGGTCGGCTCCTTCGACCAAGCCCTCGAGATCCTGGCCAACGTGACGCCCTTTTCCGCCGCGCAGATGAAAAGCTTTCGCCCCGAAATATCTTCGCCGCGGCGCGCACGCTGCGTCTCCCCGCTGGACTGGCGGCAACAGTCGGTCACCATCACCAGCGGCATGGTCGTGGTCACCCTGGGGCGCGCCTCACGCCGAATCTGCATGGCCAAAGTGCCGCACATCCAAGAACTAACTTTCAAACAGGGAACGCTGCAGCGCCGCCTGGGCCTCGCCCATGTGCGCTGCGACTTAGTGCCAGGGCCGGTGCGCGTGGTGGCGAAAGATTTGGATGAGGGGCAGGCGTGGCAGCTCGTCGAAAAGCTGCGTACCCGAGATCTGCCCCAGCTAGAGTTGGCCTATGGCAGCAGTGATTAG